The following coding sequences are from one Ornithorhynchus anatinus isolate Pmale09 chromosome 18, mOrnAna1.pri.v4, whole genome shotgun sequence window:
- the GPR82 gene encoding probable G-protein coupled receptor 82, which yields MAQMVYNSTCSIRPSAASSVALPIIYSILCIIGILGNTLSQWVFFWKIGKRTSTHIYLTHLVTANLLVCSAMPFMCSYFREGSKWTYQSLPCKVVICFGTLSMHVSMFVSLTILTWIAISRYATLMKHDPTQEKASLYEKIFFGRILKKFRQPDFAKKLCIYIWVIVLGVIAPIIIYYSIVEANVLNKTPEVEKCYNQKTEFGEQISQIASHVGTAFVGFSLLVVVLSYSSFVSYLRKIRTRTAIMERCRIYSSVKRHILVIQILLIVCFLPHGIFKPIFYALHKKDCQELTYLVEIKNFFTCLAAARSSTDPFIFLLLDRTFKKSLSALFKKSPESYSPKASPKHTADLFTENSTEMEK from the coding sequence ATGGCACAAATGGTTTACAATTCCACATGTAGCATTCGACCGTCGGCAGCCTCATCGGTCGCTCTGCCCATCATCTACTCGATTCTGTGTATTATAGGAATCCTGGGAAACACACTCTCCCAGTGGGTATTTTTTTGGAAAATAGGCAAGAGGACGTCAACCCACATTTACCTTACACACCTTGTGACGGCCAACTTGCTGGTGTGCAGTGCTATGCCTTTTATGTGTTCCTACTTCAGGGAAGGGTCTAAGTGGACCTACCAGTCTCTGCCATGTAAGGTCGTAATTTGCTTTGGCACTCTGTCAATGCACGTGAGCATGTTCGTCAGCCTCACAATTTTAACGTGGATTGCCATCAGCCGCTACGCTACGTTGATGAAACATGATCCTACGCAGGAGAAGGCCTCCCTCTATGAAAAGATTTTCTTTGGCCGGATCTTGAAAAAATTTCGCCAACCCGACTTTGCGAAAAAACTCTGCATTTATATATGGGTGATTGTCCTGGGTGTAATTGCTccgattattatttattactcaattGTAGAAGCTAACGTTTTAAACAAGACCCCCGAGGTAGAGAAGTGCTACAATCAGAAGACAGAATTTGGGGAACAGATTTCTCAAATTGCAAGTCATGTTGGTACTGCATTTGTGGGGTTTTCCCTTCTAGTAGTTGTGTTGTCATACTCCTCTTTCGTCAGTTATCTAAGAAAGATAAGGACACGCACAGCTATCATGGAGAGGTGTCGGATTTACAGTTCGGTGAAAAGGCATATTTTGGTTATCCAGATTCTACTGATAGTTTGCTTTCTCCCTCATGGTATATTTAAGCCAATTTTTTATGCCTTACATAAAAAGGACTGCCAGGAGTTGACCTATTTAGTGGAAATAAAAAATTTCTTCACTTGCCTGGCTGCTGCTAGAAGTAGTACAGATCCTTTCATATTCCTTTTACTAGACAGAACATTTAAGAAGTCTCTGAGCGCACTCTTTAAAAAATCTCCTGAATCCTATAGCCCCAAAGCCTCTCCCAAACACACTGCCGATCTATTTACTGAAAATTCcacagaaatggaaaaatga